A region of Massilia sp. WG5 DNA encodes the following proteins:
- a CDS encoding SPOR domain-containing protein, with protein MLRFVFWSLLFLNAALFAYAQVFLGASKGSEEERARIKPQLEAARLTLLTNEQAEAAKAVATPAAAAEPASAPAAASGQASAAAVPAAAPAKPLLCIDVGTFSAGEAKRFESRLAALDLGERQSRQAVQAQDVTSYLVNIPPQGSKEAADRKAGELRNLGLTNFFIMQGESPLKWAISLGVFKTESGAQTLLAQLNKQGVHTARITPRGPQATRYVYRFRDIEADTRERVVAAADAVSDAETKNCR; from the coding sequence GTGTTGAGATTCGTCTTCTGGTCGCTGCTGTTCCTGAACGCCGCCCTGTTCGCCTATGCCCAGGTCTTCCTCGGCGCCAGCAAGGGGAGCGAAGAAGAGCGCGCGCGCATCAAGCCGCAACTGGAAGCCGCCAGACTGACCCTGCTGACCAACGAGCAGGCCGAAGCCGCGAAGGCGGTAGCGACGCCTGCGGCTGCGGCCGAACCGGCCAGCGCGCCGGCCGCGGCGTCCGGACAGGCAAGCGCAGCGGCGGTGCCGGCGGCCGCGCCGGCGAAGCCGCTGCTTTGCATCGATGTCGGCACCTTCAGCGCCGGCGAGGCGAAGCGCTTCGAGTCGCGCCTGGCCGCGCTCGACCTGGGCGAGCGGCAATCCCGCCAGGCCGTGCAAGCCCAGGACGTGACCAGCTACCTGGTGAATATTCCGCCGCAAGGCAGCAAGGAAGCGGCCGACCGCAAGGCCGGCGAACTACGCAACCTGGGCCTCACCAATTTCTTCATCATGCAGGGGGAGTCGCCGCTGAAGTGGGCGATCTCGCTGGGCGTGTTCAAGACCGAGAGCGGGGCCCAGACCCTGCTGGCGCAGCTGAACAAGCAGGGCGTGCACACCGCCCGCATCACGCCGCGTGGACCGCAAGCTACACGCTACGTCTACCGCTTCCGCGATATCGAAGCGGATACGCGCGAGCGGGTCGTGGCGGCGGCGGATGCGGTGTCGGATGCGGAGACGAAGAACTGCCGGTAA
- the mreD gene encoding rod shape-determining protein MreD: MPNRPHYILLPVSPLFIAFSLICAFMLNLMPWGRWVGAPDFVALVLVFWGIHQPRKVGIGIAFSMGLLMDVHDATLLGENALAYTLLSYLAIMIHRRVLWFPLVTQAMHVFPLLLMTQAIQVMVRFAVTGRFPGWLHFIESVIAVALWPAITWLLLAPQRRAVDKDHTRPI; the protein is encoded by the coding sequence ATGCCGAACCGTCCGCACTACATCCTGCTGCCGGTCAGCCCGCTGTTCATCGCCTTCAGCCTGATCTGCGCCTTCATGCTCAACCTGATGCCCTGGGGACGCTGGGTCGGCGCGCCGGATTTCGTGGCGCTGGTGTTGGTCTTCTGGGGTATCCACCAGCCGCGCAAGGTCGGCATCGGCATCGCCTTCTCGATGGGCCTGCTGATGGACGTGCACGACGCCACGCTGCTCGGCGAGAACGCGCTGGCCTACACGCTGCTGTCCTACCTGGCGATCATGATTCACCGCCGCGTGCTGTGGTTCCCGCTGGTGACGCAGGCGATGCACGTGTTCCCGCTGCTCTTGATGACGCAGGCGATCCAGGTGATGGTGCGCTTCGCCGTCACCGGACGCTTCCCGGGCTGGCTGCACTTCATCGAGAGCGTGATCGCGGTGGCCCTGTGGCCGGCCATCACCTGGCTGCTGCTGGCGCCGCAACGGCGTGCGGTCGACAAGGACCATACCCGTCCAATCTGA
- a CDS encoding rod shape-determining protein, whose product MFGFVTQLFSNDLAIDLGTANTLIYVRGQGIVLDEPSVVAIRQEGGPNGKKTIQAVGKEAKQMLGKVPGNIEAIRPMKDGVIADFTVTEQMLKQFIRMVHDSKFLRPSPRIIICVPCGSTQVERRAIRESALGAGARQVYLIEEPMAAAIGAGLPVSEATGSMVVDIGGGTTEVGIISLGGMVYKGSVRVGGDKFDEAIVNYIRRNYGMLIGEQTAESIKKAIGSAFPGSEVKEMEVKGRNLSEGIPRSFTISSNEILEALTDPLNNIVSAVKNALEMAPPELGADIAEKGMMLTGGGALLRDLDRLLMEETGLPVLVAEDPLTCVVRGSGMALERMDKLGSIFSYE is encoded by the coding sequence ATGTTTGGTTTTGTTACGCAGTTATTTTCGAACGATCTGGCGATCGACCTGGGTACCGCAAATACCCTGATCTACGTCCGCGGCCAGGGCATCGTCCTGGATGAGCCGTCGGTGGTCGCGATCCGCCAGGAAGGCGGGCCGAACGGCAAGAAGACGATCCAGGCGGTCGGCAAGGAAGCGAAGCAGATGCTGGGCAAGGTGCCGGGCAACATCGAAGCGATCCGTCCGATGAAGGATGGCGTGATCGCCGACTTCACCGTCACCGAGCAGATGCTGAAGCAGTTCATCCGCATGGTGCACGACTCGAAATTCCTGCGCCCGTCGCCGCGCATCATCATCTGCGTTCCCTGCGGTTCGACCCAGGTCGAGCGCCGTGCGATCCGTGAATCCGCGCTGGGCGCCGGCGCCCGCCAGGTCTACCTGATCGAAGAGCCGATGGCGGCCGCGATCGGCGCCGGCCTGCCGGTATCGGAAGCGACCGGTTCGATGGTCGTCGACATCGGCGGCGGCACCACCGAAGTCGGCATCATCTCGCTGGGCGGCATGGTCTACAAGGGCTCGGTGCGCGTGGGCGGCGACAAGTTCGACGAGGCGATCGTCAACTACATCCGCCGCAACTACGGCATGCTGATCGGCGAGCAGACCGCCGAGTCGATCAAGAAAGCCATCGGTTCGGCCTTCCCGGGTTCCGAAGTCAAGGAAATGGAAGTCAAGGGCCGCAACCTGTCGGAAGGCATTCCGCGTTCCTTCACGATCTCGAGCAACGAGATCCTGGAAGCCCTGACCGACCCGCTGAACAACATCGTCTCGGCCGTCAAGAACGCGCTCGAGATGGCCCCGCCCGAGCTGGGCGCCGACATCGCCGAGAAGGGCATGATGCTGACCGGCGGCGGCGCGCTGCTGCGCGACCTCGACCGCCTGTTGATGGAAGAAACCGGCCTGCCGGTGCTGGTCGCGGAAGACCCGCTGACCTGCGTGGTGCGCGGTTCGGGCATGGCGCTCGAGCGCATGGACAAGCTGGGCTCGATCTTCTCCTACGAATGA
- a CDS encoding biotin--[acetyl-CoA-carboxylase] ligase, with product MNAGHIMSLSSSGIAVEVVPETGSTNADLLARAPALAAPVLLAAEHQTAGRGRAGRSWLSSPGHSLTFSLAWKFGGGLQKLTGLPLAVGAALAETLGRLGQPVQLKWPNDVLKDGDKLAGILVETASAADGGVWTVIGIGLNLVMPDELEQQIGRSVAAVPWLARMERDTLLAALLDGLADALRLFDQAGFGAFSARWNLLHGWQGQLVTILDRGEILHEGLAAGVDDAGRLLLDTEGGRIAIVAGDVSLRIKG from the coding sequence ATGAACGCCGGGCACATCATGTCGCTGTCGTCTTCCGGCATTGCCGTCGAAGTGGTGCCTGAAACCGGCTCGACCAATGCCGACCTGCTGGCCCGCGCGCCCGCGCTGGCGGCGCCGGTGCTGCTGGCCGCCGAGCACCAGACCGCGGGACGCGGGCGCGCCGGACGCAGCTGGCTTTCGAGCCCCGGCCACTCCCTCACCTTTTCGCTGGCCTGGAAATTCGGCGGCGGCCTGCAAAAGCTGACCGGCCTGCCGCTGGCGGTCGGCGCCGCGCTGGCCGAAACCCTGGGCCGGCTCGGCCAGCCGGTACAGCTGAAGTGGCCGAACGACGTGCTGAAGGATGGCGACAAGCTGGCCGGCATCCTCGTGGAGACGGCGTCCGCCGCTGACGGCGGCGTGTGGACCGTGATCGGCATCGGCCTGAACCTGGTCATGCCGGACGAACTGGAACAGCAGATCGGCCGCTCGGTGGCCGCCGTGCCCTGGCTGGCGCGCATGGAGCGCGACACCCTGCTGGCCGCGCTGCTGGACGGCCTGGCCGACGCCCTGCGCCTGTTCGACCAGGCCGGCTTCGGCGCCTTCAGCGCGCGCTGGAACCTGCTGCATGGCTGGCAGGGCCAGCTGGTCACCATCCTCGACCGCGGCGAGATCCTGCACGAAGGCCTGGCCGCCGGGGTCGACGACGCCGGCCGCCTGCTGCTGGATACGGAAGGCGGCCGCATCGCCATCGTCGCCGGCGACGTCTCGCTGCGCATCAAGGGCTGA
- the rodA gene encoding rod shape-determining protein RodA: MPAHIPERRSLSRRLKPYLLVFDGPLALILFLLFSVGTLTMSSAGHDFPGRMEGQMRNILLSFTVMWIAANIPPQMLLRLAVPIYTFGVTLLVAVALFGTIKKGARRWLHVGVDIQPSEILKIATPLMLAWYFQSRAGFMRWQNFIVAAVLLLVPFGLIAKQPDLGTALLVGASGFYVIFLAGLSWKALLALFASGCAALPVAWSMMHDYQRDRVMTLIDPTSDPLGKGFHIIQSTIAIGSGGVSGKGYMHGTQAYLEFIPERTTDFIFSVYSEEFGLIGNLVLLFLYLLLIGRSMMIAANAPNLFTRLLAGAVSMMFFTYCFINMGMVSGILPVVGVPLPFMSYGGTALTTLGLCSGILMSIQRHRKLVQT; encoded by the coding sequence ATGCCAGCACATATTCCCGAGCGGCGCTCGCTGAGCCGGCGCCTCAAACCCTATCTCCTGGTGTTCGACGGCCCGCTGGCCTTGATCCTGTTCCTGCTGTTCTCGGTCGGCACACTGACCATGAGCTCGGCCGGCCACGACTTCCCGGGCCGCATGGAAGGGCAGATGCGCAACATCCTGCTGTCCTTCACCGTGATGTGGATCGCCGCCAATATTCCGCCGCAGATGCTGCTGCGGCTGGCCGTGCCGATCTATACCTTCGGCGTCACGCTGCTGGTCGCGGTGGCGCTGTTCGGCACCATCAAGAAGGGCGCGCGGCGCTGGCTGCACGTGGGCGTCGACATCCAGCCGTCCGAGATCCTCAAGATCGCCACGCCGCTGATGCTGGCCTGGTATTTCCAGAGCCGCGCCGGCTTCATGCGATGGCAGAACTTCATCGTCGCCGCGGTCCTGCTGCTGGTCCCCTTCGGCCTGATCGCCAAGCAGCCCGACCTCGGCACCGCGCTGCTGGTGGGCGCTTCCGGCTTCTATGTGATCTTCCTGGCCGGCCTGTCGTGGAAGGCCCTGCTGGCCCTGTTCGCGAGCGGTTGCGCGGCCCTGCCGGTGGCATGGTCGATGATGCACGACTACCAGCGCGATCGCGTGATGACACTGATCGATCCGACCTCGGACCCGCTGGGCAAGGGCTTCCACATCATCCAGTCGACCATCGCGATCGGTTCCGGCGGCGTGAGCGGCAAGGGCTACATGCACGGCACCCAGGCCTATCTCGAATTCATCCCCGAACGCACCACCGACTTCATCTTTTCGGTGTATTCGGAAGAATTCGGCCTGATCGGTAACTTGGTGTTACTGTTCTTGTATCTTCTGCTCATCGGGCGCAGCATGATGATCGCTGCGAATGCCCCGAATCTGTTCACACGCCTGCTGGCGGGCGCGGTCTCGATGATGTTCTTTACTTATTGTTTCATTAACATGGGTATGGTCAGCGGGATCCTTCCCGTGGTCGGAGTTCCACTTCCTTTCATGAGCTATGGCGGAACTGCGTTGACTACTTTGGGGCTCTGCAGTGGTATATTGATGAGTATTCAAAGACACCGCAAACTGGTGCAGACCTGA
- the mreC gene encoding rod shape-determining protein MreC, translating to MEYSPPPLFKQGAPARVKVTVFALVSIALLVVDARFHALTAVRQVAATVLYPFQMVALMPRDAMSNMGSYFSSISALQKEVRDLKSQQVAMAQAMQQAQLQMAENGHLRKLMDAREHLPVRSMMSEILYDARDPSTRRVVLDRGMRSGVKLGLPVIDNAGVVGQVTRVFPFTAEVTLLTDKEQAIPVQVLRNGLRSVAYGRGQSGMLDLRFVAPNADIQVGDVLVTSGLDGMYPAGLAVAKVVQVESVAQGAFGRVVCQPLAGIDRHRQLLIVMSDEPAQPRPPAEAPKSNGNNTSRRNLPKMEPIPLPPLAPQPLPPAQQPAAAANGVPAAAGTQPATTPATTPAAAPATAAPAPNRKAAPARATPPTTTTGAAPAAPRNPAAGAPAAARQPAAARTGEGA from the coding sequence ATGGAATACAGTCCTCCGCCGCTCTTCAAGCAAGGCGCTCCCGCCAGGGTCAAGGTGACGGTGTTCGCTCTCGTCTCGATCGCACTGCTTGTCGTCGACGCGCGGTTTCATGCGCTCACCGCGGTGCGCCAGGTCGCGGCCACGGTCCTTTATCCTTTCCAGATGGTCGCCCTGATGCCGCGCGATGCGATGAGCAACATGGGCAGCTATTTCTCCTCGATCTCCGCCTTGCAGAAGGAAGTCCGCGACCTGAAGAGCCAGCAGGTGGCAATGGCCCAGGCCATGCAGCAGGCCCAGCTCCAGATGGCCGAGAACGGGCACCTGCGCAAGCTGATGGATGCGCGCGAACATCTGCCGGTGCGTTCGATGATGAGCGAGATCCTGTACGATGCGCGCGACCCGTCGACCCGCCGCGTGGTGCTCGACCGCGGCATGCGCAGCGGCGTCAAGCTCGGCCTGCCCGTGATCGATAACGCCGGCGTGGTCGGCCAGGTCACGCGCGTGTTCCCGTTCACCGCCGAAGTCACGCTGCTGACCGACAAGGAGCAGGCGATTCCGGTGCAGGTGCTGAGGAACGGCCTGCGCAGCGTCGCCTATGGCCGCGGCCAGTCCGGCATGCTGGACCTGCGCTTCGTGGCGCCGAACGCCGACATCCAGGTCGGCGACGTGCTGGTCACCTCCGGCCTGGACGGCATGTACCCGGCCGGCCTGGCGGTGGCCAAGGTCGTCCAGGTGGAAAGCGTGGCCCAGGGCGCCTTCGGACGCGTGGTGTGCCAGCCGCTGGCCGGCATCGACCGCCACCGCCAGCTGCTGATCGTGATGTCCGACGAGCCGGCGCAGCCGCGCCCGCCGGCGGAAGCCCCGAAGAGCAACGGCAACAACACCTCGCGCCGCAACCTGCCGAAGATGGAACCGATCCCGCTGCCGCCGCTGGCGCCGCAACCGCTGCCGCCGGCCCAGCAGCCGGCCGCCGCCGCCAACGGCGTCCCGGCAGCCGCCGGCACGCAGCCGGCCACGACACCGGCTACGACACCGGCTGCAGCGCCGGCAACTGCCGCGCCGGCTCCGAACCGTAAGGCCGCGCCGGCGCGCGCCACGCCGCCCACGACCACGACCGGCGCCGCGCCGGCCGCCCCGCGTAACCCGGCCGCCGGGGCGCCCGCCGCCGCACGTCAGCCGGCTGCGGCCCGGACCGGGGAGGGCGCATAA
- a CDS encoding type III pantothenate kinase: MLLVDAGNTRIKWALAQDGAAPGDWLAHGAVLHDKVDSLRSAWAGHGVTRAIVSNVAGAAMHERLARLLLRLRIAKLEWFRAQAELAGLRNRYRNPTQLGADRFAAALGARALAPGKALVVATCGTATTVDAVSGEGEFLGGMILPGLGLMLESLARGTAQLPAASAEAVLPPAFADNTLDAIRSGCISAQAGAIERAVASLPAELCIVSGGAAGHVAPALSVPYRMQDNIVLVGLHAAAIASTTP; the protein is encoded by the coding sequence ATGCTGCTGGTCGATGCAGGCAATACCCGGATCAAGTGGGCCCTCGCGCAGGACGGCGCGGCGCCGGGCGACTGGCTCGCCCACGGCGCCGTGCTGCATGACAAAGTCGACAGCCTGCGGTCCGCCTGGGCCGGCCACGGCGTCACGCGCGCGATCGTCTCGAACGTGGCCGGCGCCGCCATGCACGAGCGCCTGGCGCGGCTGCTGTTACGGTTGCGGATCGCGAAACTCGAATGGTTCAGGGCCCAGGCCGAGCTGGCCGGGCTGCGCAACCGCTACCGCAACCCGACCCAGCTGGGCGCGGACCGCTTCGCCGCCGCACTGGGCGCACGCGCGCTGGCGCCCGGCAAGGCCCTGGTGGTCGCCACCTGCGGCACCGCGACCACCGTGGACGCCGTGTCGGGCGAGGGCGAATTCCTGGGCGGGATGATCCTGCCCGGCCTGGGCCTGATGCTGGAGTCGCTCGCGCGCGGCACCGCCCAGTTGCCCGCCGCCAGCGCGGAAGCAGTCCTGCCCCCGGCCTTCGCCGACAACACGCTGGATGCGATCCGCTCCGGCTGCATCTCGGCCCAGGCGGGCGCCATCGAGCGCGCCGTAGCAAGCCTGCCGGCGGAGCTGTGCATCGTCTCGGGCGGTGCGGCCGGCCATGTGGCGCCGGCTTTGTCGGTGCCGTACCGGATGCAGGATAATATCGTGCTGGTCGGCCTGCATGCGGCCGCCATCGCGTCCACCACACCATAG
- a CDS encoding SDR family oxidoreductase: protein MAQPLRVFITGASSGIGAALAREYAARGAVLGLLARRRDLLEALVATLPHSERHRVYALDLTDHAALADAARDFIDANGGADVVIASAGISHGTLTERPEDLPLFDAVFATNVNAVIATFAPFIGAMKAQPGARRLVAIGSVAGIRGMKGAGAYCASKAAVHSYCESLRLEMRPYGIRVVTIAPGYIDTPMTSNNRFPMPFLMPAERFAARAVDAIGAGASFRVIPWQMGLVAGLLRVLPNFVFDALFARAPQKARKEAA, encoded by the coding sequence ATGGCGCAGCCGCTGCGCGTATTCATCACCGGCGCGTCCAGCGGCATCGGCGCCGCACTGGCGCGCGAGTATGCGGCCAGGGGCGCCGTGCTCGGCCTTCTGGCGCGCCGGCGCGACCTGCTCGAGGCCCTGGTCGCAACCCTCCCCCATTCCGAACGCCACCGTGTCTACGCGCTGGACCTTACCGACCACGCCGCGCTGGCGGATGCGGCGCGCGACTTCATCGATGCGAACGGCGGCGCCGACGTCGTGATCGCCTCGGCCGGCATCTCGCACGGCACCCTGACCGAGCGCCCCGAAGACCTGCCCCTGTTCGACGCCGTGTTCGCCACCAACGTGAACGCCGTCATCGCCACCTTCGCGCCCTTCATCGGCGCGATGAAAGCGCAGCCCGGGGCGCGGCGCCTGGTGGCGATCGGCAGCGTGGCCGGTATCCGGGGCATGAAAGGCGCCGGCGCCTATTGCGCCTCGAAGGCGGCGGTGCACAGCTATTGCGAATCGCTGCGCCTGGAGATGCGCCCCTACGGCATCCGGGTCGTGACCATCGCGCCCGGCTATATCGATACACCCATGACCAGCAATAACCGATTTCCCATGCCCTTCCTGATGCCGGCCGAGCGCTTCGCGGCCCGCGCCGTCGACGCCATCGGCGCCGGCGCGAGCTTCCGCGTGATCCCCTGGCAGATGGGCCTCGTCGCCGGCCTGCTGCGCGTACTGCCGAACTTCGTCTTCGATGCGCTATTCGCGCGTGCGCCGCAGAAGGCCAGAAAGGAGGCTGCATGA
- a CDS encoding SPOR domain-containing protein, whose translation MTAFRSRTIRAVARQRGSTLTGLIIGLIVGLGIAVAVALTITKGASPFTDKVAKSGRPADPAPGQAMDPNKPMYANRDAAREANKEVTEKAAARSAKPADPAAAPAAPAAPAASADPLGQAIASMEAKPAAKPPAARDSHPLATAAAVPAAAPAASPAAPAAAAGEYIYYLQAGAFRDMSDAEATRAKLALLGFEAAISDRTSDSGVLHRVRIGPYNHVESMNKARAKLLDSGVDVAIVRNQR comes from the coding sequence ATGACCGCTTTCCGTTCCCGTACCATCCGTGCCGTCGCGCGCCAGCGCGGCAGCACGCTCACCGGCCTGATCATCGGGCTGATCGTCGGCCTCGGCATCGCCGTCGCGGTGGCCCTGACGATCACCAAGGGCGCCTCGCCGTTTACCGACAAGGTCGCCAAGTCCGGCCGCCCGGCCGATCCGGCACCAGGCCAGGCGATGGATCCGAACAAGCCGATGTACGCCAACCGCGACGCCGCGCGCGAAGCGAACAAGGAAGTGACGGAAAAGGCGGCGGCGCGCAGCGCCAAGCCGGCCGACCCCGCCGCCGCCCCTGCTGCGCCGGCCGCACCGGCCGCATCGGCGGATCCGCTGGGCCAGGCGATCGCCAGCATGGAAGCCAAGCCGGCCGCCAAGCCGCCTGCGGCGCGTGACAGCCATCCGCTGGCGACGGCCGCTGCCGTGCCTGCCGCGGCGCCTGCCGCAAGCCCGGCCGCGCCGGCCGCCGCCGCGGGCGAGTACATCTATTACCTGCAGGCCGGCGCCTTCCGCGACATGTCGGACGCCGAGGCCACCCGCGCCAAGCTGGCCCTGCTCGGCTTCGAGGCCGCGATCAGCGACCGCACCAGCGACAGCGGCGTGCTGCACCGCGTGCGCATCGGCCCGTACAACCATGTCGAATCGATGAACAAGGCGCGCGCCAAGCTGCTCGACAGCGGCGTCGACGTCGCCATCGTGCGCAACCAGCGCTGA
- the mrdA gene encoding penicillin-binding protein 2 → MTEIKDNDREIHHFRMRLSALVVLVFICFGLLVARFVWLQVVKHNQYMAQAEDNRIALVPIVPNRGLILDRNGVVLASNYSAYTLEITPSKLEANLDSVIDELAKLVTIEPKDRKRFKRLLEESKNFASVPIRTRLTDDEVARFTAQRFRFPGVEVQARLFRQYPLGEIASHVLGFIGRINQREAKAIEDSEDAANYNGTDHIGKEGLEKSYEHQLHGQTGYEEVERSAGGRAIRTLSRTAPVPGSNLILSIDIELQKVIEEAFGDFRGALVAIEPETGDVLAYVSRPGFDPNLFVDGIDSQSWNELNTSLDRPLMNRPLSGTYPPGSTFKPFMALAALEMGKRRPEQGISDPGFFMLGGHRFNDDKPGGHGYIDMYRSIVMSCDTYYYQLGNDMGIDAISGFMKQFGFGSPTGIDLEHEKAGVLPSQEWKRERFKRNRAAQKWVGGDTISISIGQGFNSYTMLQLAHAVATLANNGVIMKPHLVKILEDGGTKQRTLTVPKESGRIPLKQENIEIIKHAMVGVTQDQSGTGFRAFQNAGYIAGGKTGTAQVVGLKGAKYNHNVTPERLRDNALFTAFAPADKPRIAIAMVVENAGFGASYAAPIARKALDYYLLGKRPGDKAKPAVPKEDLAVPEESFGPNAGLPKPPGGETPGNKE, encoded by the coding sequence ATGACAGAGATTAAAGACAACGATCGCGAGATCCACCATTTCCGCATGCGCCTCTCGGCGCTGGTGGTGCTGGTGTTCATCTGCTTCGGCCTGCTGGTGGCCCGCTTCGTGTGGCTGCAGGTGGTCAAGCACAACCAGTACATGGCGCAGGCCGAGGACAACCGCATCGCCCTGGTGCCGATCGTGCCCAACCGCGGCCTGATCCTCGACCGCAACGGCGTGGTCCTGGCCAGCAACTACTCGGCCTACACGCTCGAGATCACGCCCTCCAAGCTGGAAGCCAACCTCGACTCCGTGATCGACGAGCTGGCCAAGCTGGTGACGATCGAGCCCAAGGATCGCAAGCGCTTCAAGCGCCTGCTGGAAGAGTCGAAGAACTTCGCCAGCGTGCCGATCCGCACCCGCCTGACCGACGACGAGGTCGCGCGCTTCACCGCGCAGCGCTTCCGCTTCCCCGGCGTCGAGGTGCAGGCGCGCCTGTTCCGCCAGTACCCGCTGGGCGAGATCGCCTCGCACGTGCTGGGCTTCATCGGCCGCATCAACCAGCGCGAAGCCAAGGCGATCGAGGACAGCGAGGATGCCGCCAACTACAATGGCACCGACCACATCGGCAAGGAAGGCCTGGAGAAGAGCTACGAACACCAGCTGCATGGCCAGACCGGCTATGAGGAAGTCGAGCGCTCGGCCGGCGGCCGCGCGATCCGCACGCTGTCGCGTACGGCGCCGGTGCCGGGCTCGAACCTGATCCTGTCGATCGACATCGAGCTGCAGAAGGTGATCGAGGAAGCCTTCGGCGACTTCCGCGGCGCACTGGTCGCGATCGAACCCGAGACCGGCGACGTGCTGGCCTACGTGTCGCGGCCGGGCTTCGACCCCAACCTGTTCGTCGACGGCATCGACAGCCAGAGCTGGAACGAACTGAATACCTCGCTCGACCGCCCGCTGATGAACCGTCCGCTGTCCGGCACCTATCCGCCCGGCTCGACCTTCAAGCCCTTCATGGCCCTGGCGGCGCTGGAGATGGGCAAGCGCCGTCCGGAGCAGGGCATCAGCGATCCGGGCTTCTTCATGCTCGGCGGCCACCGCTTCAACGACGACAAGCCCGGCGGCCACGGCTACATCGACATGTACCGTTCGATCGTGATGTCCTGCGACACCTATTACTACCAGCTCGGCAACGACATGGGCATCGATGCGATCAGCGGCTTCATGAAGCAGTTCGGTTTCGGCTCGCCGACCGGAATCGACCTCGAGCACGAAAAAGCGGGTGTGCTGCCTTCGCAGGAATGGAAGCGCGAGCGCTTCAAGCGCAACCGCGCAGCCCAGAAATGGGTCGGCGGCGACACGATCTCGATCAGCATCGGCCAGGGCTTCAACAGCTACACCATGCTGCAGCTGGCGCATGCGGTGGCGACCCTGGCGAACAACGGCGTGATCATGAAGCCGCACCTGGTCAAGATCCTGGAGGACGGCGGTACCAAGCAGCGCACCCTGACCGTGCCGAAGGAATCCGGCCGCATCCCGCTGAAGCAGGAAAACATCGAGATCATCAAGCACGCCATGGTGGGCGTGACGCAGGACCAGAGCGGCACCGGCTTCCGGGCCTTCCAGAACGCCGGCTACATCGCCGGCGGCAAGACCGGCACCGCCCAGGTGGTCGGCCTGAAGGGCGCCAAGTACAACCATAACGTCACGCCGGAACGCCTGCGCGACAACGCGCTGTTCACGGCCTTCGCGCCGGCCGACAAGCCGCGGATCGCGATCGCGATGGTGGTCGAGAACGCCGGCTTCGGCGCCAGCTATGCCGCGCCGATCGCGCGCAAGGCGCTCGACTACTACCTGCTGGGCAAGCGTCCGGGCGACAAGGCCAAGCCGGCGGTACCGAAGGAAGACCTGGCGGTTCCCGAAGAATCCTTCGGCCCTAACGCCGGCCTGCCCAAGCCGCCGGGCGGTGAAACCCCTGGCAACAAGGAGTAA
- a CDS encoding septal ring lytic transglycosylase RlpA family protein: MATRNGKIDTDLPRLPAAGSGRGGYYQDDGPGDNPPAGLRDMPDAVVKYEPYAKFANKPYSVFGQTYVPLINDEPFSQRGVASWYGVKFHGQRTSSGEPYDMYKMTAAHPTLPIPSYARITSMETGKSVVVRINDRGPFHSDRIVDVSYTAALKLGLLGKGSHQVEVERLFPDDPTRVATVRRAATSAAQAAPAPAEIAALMLEDRVAMDSAAVARPESPSRADGSTSLKSGYYLQLGAYGREGKAEEMSEALKKSGVSQAIDVVRSGSVNRLYSGPFETRAMAQEAARSLPKSLGLKPIVVRR; the protein is encoded by the coding sequence GTGGCAACCCGGAACGGCAAGATCGATACCGACCTCCCCAGGTTGCCCGCAGCCGGTTCCGGCCGCGGGGGCTATTACCAGGACGACGGCCCCGGCGACAATCCGCCGGCCGGCTTGCGCGACATGCCCGATGCGGTCGTCAAGTACGAACCGTACGCCAAGTTCGCCAACAAGCCATACTCGGTATTCGGCCAGACCTACGTCCCGCTGATCAACGACGAACCCTTCAGCCAGCGCGGCGTGGCCAGCTGGTATGGCGTGAAGTTCCACGGCCAGCGCACCTCGTCGGGCGAGCCCTACGACATGTACAAGATGACGGCCGCGCATCCGACGCTGCCGATCCCGTCCTATGCCCGCATCACCAGCATGGAAACCGGCAAGTCGGTGGTGGTGCGCATCAACGACCGTGGTCCCTTCCATTCGGACCGCATCGTCGACGTCTCGTACACGGCGGCGCTGAAGCTCGGCTTGCTGGGCAAGGGCAGCCACCAGGTCGAGGTCGAGCGCCTGTTCCCGGACGACCCGACCCGCGTCGCGACCGTGCGCCGCGCCGCCACCTCGGCCGCGCAGGCCGCGCCGGCGCCGGCCGAGATCGCGGCCCTGATGCTGGAAGACCGGGTTGCGATGGACAGCGCCGCCGTGGCGCGTCCCGAATCGCCATCGCGGGCGGACGGGAGCACAAGCCTCAAGTCCGGCTACTACCTGCAATTGGGCGCCTACGGCCGCGAGGGCAAGGCGGAAGAGATGAGCGAGGCGCTGAAGAAGTCCGGCGTGTCGCAGGCAATCGACGTGGTGCGCTCGGGATCCGTCAACCGCCTCTACAGCGGTCCTTTCGAGACCCGCGCGATGGCGCAGGAAGCGGCGCGTTCCTTGCCGAAGTCGCTGGGGCTGAAACCGATCGTCGTGCGCCGCTGA